One stretch of Thalassophryne amazonica chromosome 19, fThaAma1.1, whole genome shotgun sequence DNA includes these proteins:
- the tmem229b gene encoding transmembrane protein 229b: protein MVTLATLEAPVPLTPLSRWYLYAIHGYFCEVMFTAAWEFVVNCNWKFPGVTSVWALFIYGTCILIVEQMYLKLRDRCPVLLRCIIYTLWTYLWEFGTGLLLRQFNACPWDYSEFRYNFMGLITAEYAVPWFCASFIVERLVIRKTLRLRFHEGPEDGWKGGSGRGGSGRTGGGRRERGRGMATNANGYLKGE from the coding sequence ATGGTGACCTTGGCAACCCTAGAGGCTCCTGTGCCTCTAACGCCGCTCTCACGGTGGTACCTGTATGCCATTCATGGCTACTTCTGCGAGGTCATGTTCACTGCTGCCTGGGAGTTCGTGGTCAACTGCAACTGGAAATTCCCTGGTGTGACCAGCGTGTGGGCGCTCTTCATCTATGGTACCTGCATTCTCATTGTAGAGCAGATGTATCTGAAGCTGCGCGACCGCTGCCCGGTACTGCTGCGCTGCATCATCTACACGCTATGGACGTACCTGTGGGAATTTGGCACCGGGCTGTTGCTGCGCCAGTTCAACGCCTGCCCCTGGGACTACTCCGAGTTCCGCTACAACTTCATGGGCCTCATCACGGCTGAGTACGCTGTGCCCTGGTTCTGCGCCTCTTTCATTGTAGAGCGCCTGGTCATCCGCAAAACACTACGGCTGCGCTTCCACGAGGGGCCTGAAGATGGTTGGAAGGGCGGCAGCGGCAGAGGAGGATCAGGAAGAACAGGGGGTGGGAGAAGAGAAAGGGGCAGAGGGATGGCAACTAATGCCAACGGCTACCTTAAAGGAGAATGA